The proteins below are encoded in one region of Bremerella sp. P1:
- the rpe gene encoding ribulose-phosphate 3-epimerase gives MSLKLNLGVKTDPIEYRYSFPWLFRLLAEEGIQLVQLGTWFELYQLPDEFFVNLRREAEDHGIQIDSMFTAHRELGGFFRSEAGFEQVARRNFERLIEVGALLGATSVGSNPGAVLRDQMGTKTDGVNCYVRHMKELMHLAHEKGVSWLTIEPMSCLAEPPTLPEEVADMGRELMDYHRQHADSTAAIGYCADIAHGYIDQQDQVGYDHIQLFEATYPWLYEVHLKNTDTRFNSTFGFGPEEREKGIVDVPHFRDLLKKNADKLPVQEMTGYLEIGGPKLGRDYSDHQLQDQLRSSLRYLKDAFLGETEAAPAVHAVHGAGDATTAKNPVEISPSMMCVDALNFESALRQVEALGVDMLHMDIMDGHFVPNMPMGLAVLERLQDATQLPLDVHLMVSNNDFFVQQLANLRVSQISVHLESALHLDRTLSHIRDLGIKAGVAINPGTPLSAIDYVLERIDYVLVMTVNPGYAGQKMTPASLRKIADCHELLATRGFDLPIQVDGNVSFENIPGMVAAGATNLVAGTSSIFHKSGSMQENKRRMLEAIEEGLAARKKPELAAV, from the coding sequence ATGTCTCTCAAGCTGAATCTTGGCGTTAAAACTGACCCGATTGAGTATCGGTATTCGTTTCCTTGGCTATTCCGCTTACTGGCCGAAGAAGGCATTCAGCTCGTTCAGCTGGGCACCTGGTTCGAGCTATATCAGCTGCCGGACGAGTTCTTTGTGAACCTTCGTCGCGAAGCAGAGGATCACGGCATTCAAATCGACAGCATGTTCACCGCTCATCGTGAACTGGGAGGCTTCTTCCGTAGTGAAGCGGGATTCGAGCAAGTGGCTCGGCGGAATTTCGAGCGACTGATCGAAGTAGGGGCATTGTTGGGGGCAACGTCGGTCGGGTCGAACCCTGGTGCCGTGCTGCGGGATCAGATGGGTACCAAGACTGACGGAGTGAACTGTTATGTTCGCCACATGAAGGAGTTGATGCATCTGGCACACGAGAAAGGCGTGTCGTGGCTGACGATCGAGCCCATGTCTTGTCTGGCTGAGCCGCCAACCTTGCCTGAAGAAGTTGCCGATATGGGGCGTGAGCTGATGGATTACCATCGTCAGCATGCCGACTCGACCGCTGCGATCGGCTACTGTGCGGACATTGCTCATGGCTATATCGATCAGCAGGACCAGGTCGGCTACGACCACATCCAGCTCTTTGAAGCCACCTATCCTTGGCTCTATGAAGTTCACTTAAAGAACACCGATACGCGGTTCAATTCGACGTTCGGCTTCGGACCCGAGGAACGCGAAAAGGGAATTGTCGACGTTCCTCACTTCCGAGATCTATTGAAGAAGAATGCTGATAAGTTGCCCGTTCAAGAGATGACCGGCTACTTGGAAATTGGCGGCCCGAAGCTTGGTCGCGACTACAGCGACCATCAGCTGCAAGACCAGCTACGTAGCTCGCTTCGCTATTTGAAAGATGCATTCCTGGGAGAAACCGAAGCAGCACCTGCGGTTCATGCGGTCCATGGGGCAGGCGATGCCACGACGGCGAAGAACCCGGTCGAGATCTCACCATCGATGATGTGCGTCGATGCCCTTAACTTCGAATCGGCTCTCCGGCAGGTAGAAGCGTTGGGCGTTGATATGCTGCACATGGATATCATGGACGGGCACTTCGTCCCCAACATGCCAATGGGATTGGCGGTGCTTGAGCGTCTGCAGGATGCCACGCAGTTGCCGCTCGATGTGCACCTGATGGTTTCGAATAACGACTTCTTCGTTCAGCAGTTGGCCAATTTGCGGGTTAGTCAGATCTCTGTTCATTTGGAGTCGGCCCTTCATCTCGATCGAACACTCTCACACATCCGTGACCTGGGGATCAAGGCCGGCGTTGCGATCAATCCGGGCACGCCGTTGTCGGCGATTGATTACGTGCTCGAACGGATTGATTACGTGTTGGTGATGACCGTGAATCCTGGTTATGCGGGGCAAAAGATGACGCCTGCATCACTGCGGAAGATTGCTGATTGTCACGAGCTTCTCGCGACTCGCGGTTTCGATTTGCCGATTCAGGTCGACGGCAATGTCAGTTTCGAGAATATCCCTGGAATGGTTGCCGCCGGGGCCACGAATCTTGTTGCTGGTACCAGTAGCATCTTCCATAAATCGGGTTCGATGCAAGAGAACAAGCGGCGCATGCTTGAAGCGATCGAGGAAGGTCTGGCGGCACGCAAGAAGCCAGAACTCGCGGCCGTGTAG
- a CDS encoding galactitol-1-phosphate 5-dehydrogenase gives MSSTEDKKMEAIVLHAVGDLRYEQVSVPEVEPGKVRVRIGFCGVCGSDIPRCFSKGTYSFPTICGHEFAGTVEACGDGVQDFQPGDRVAVFPLLWKDDHAACEQGKYAQSDGYDYLGSRSDGGFTEYVIAPERNLIRVPDNVSLEEAAMTEPAAVALHAVRRANVRLGDSVAVFGLGPIGLMVAQWLKASGAGPILLFDIQPEKLEIARNLGFEHTFDSRDGNVNDIVKQHTDGHGVHVAIEAAGVPPTMLAAIEVVRRSGRVVLLGNPAADVTLPAPLISQAMRREIDMLGVWNSDFSVYSDDDDWRTVLAAMSSGILNLKPLITHRVPLVEGIAALEMMHQQSEFFTKVLIHPEAK, from the coding sequence ATGAGTTCAACTGAAGACAAGAAGATGGAAGCCATTGTTCTGCACGCCGTGGGTGACCTGCGGTACGAACAAGTCTCGGTTCCCGAAGTGGAGCCTGGCAAAGTGCGAGTACGCATTGGTTTCTGCGGCGTATGCGGATCTGATATTCCTCGCTGTTTCTCGAAGGGGACGTATAGCTTCCCCACGATTTGCGGGCACGAATTTGCCGGCACTGTGGAAGCTTGCGGCGATGGTGTTCAGGACTTCCAGCCCGGGGACCGCGTGGCTGTTTTTCCTCTATTGTGGAAAGACGATCACGCTGCCTGTGAACAAGGGAAATATGCCCAGTCAGACGGGTACGACTACCTTGGGTCGCGCAGTGATGGTGGTTTCACCGAATATGTGATCGCTCCTGAGCGGAACTTGATTCGAGTGCCGGATAACGTTTCGTTGGAAGAAGCGGCCATGACCGAACCAGCGGCGGTGGCGCTGCATGCGGTTCGTCGAGCTAACGTTCGTCTGGGTGACTCGGTTGCCGTGTTTGGCCTTGGCCCAATTGGCTTAATGGTTGCCCAGTGGTTGAAAGCATCCGGAGCAGGTCCCATTCTGCTGTTCGATATCCAGCCAGAAAAACTGGAAATCGCCAGGAATCTTGGCTTCGAGCATACCTTCGATAGCCGCGACGGTAACGTGAATGATATCGTCAAGCAGCATACCGATGGGCATGGTGTCCATGTCGCAATCGAAGCGGCCGGTGTGCCGCCAACGATGCTGGCGGCGATCGAAGTCGTCCGAAGATCAGGCCGGGTTGTTCTGCTGGGAAATCCGGCAGCCGACGTCACCTTGCCGGCACCACTCATTTCCCAGGCAATGCGACGCGAGATCGATATGCTCGGCGTCTGGAACTCCGACTTCAGTGTCTACAGCGATGACGACGACTGGCGAACGGTTCTCGCAGCGATGAGCAGCGGAATCCTGAATCTCAAACCACTTATCACGCACCGTGTACCTCTGGTCGAAGGAATCGCCGCGTTGGAAATGATGCACCAGCAGTCCGAGTTCTTCACCAAGGTTCTCATTCATCCCGAAGCAAAATAG
- a CDS encoding alcohol dehydrogenase catalytic domain-containing protein, which yields MNAQVQYLDQPGGTFTTTSQEMASPAPGEIRLRTVTTSVCQSDVVIYKQGLPRIKKWPAILLHEAACVVDEVGEGVTQFEPGDLVGLGCDIPCGDAECIYCGENGTGDWTSCPNTWATGHEFDGFARSHAVLPDWFVKYGPIVKFPKGFNPSHACQLEPLACCLEGMTRVNHCIENRIVVLIGAGSQSTYALQCAQAMNARKIIMINRGQERLERVMRDFGDDNVVGIRWDENVVENVYKECQPFNEPHFVMVNAPVAAAYELAPKLMGYGTVMDAHAGVKGASGKPRLAHEVDLNNDIHYRLQCYQATHGSSMRGIRLAHEFLSEGRLPKIDLMTNDTERFGSDDIQAAIARAADSDSLKVIVHWD from the coding sequence ATGAATGCTCAAGTTCAATATCTCGATCAGCCAGGCGGGACGTTCACTACCACTTCGCAAGAGATGGCATCCCCAGCCCCGGGCGAAATCCGTCTTCGCACGGTAACGACTTCGGTGTGTCAGTCCGACGTGGTGATCTATAAGCAAGGGCTGCCGCGAATTAAGAAATGGCCGGCAATTCTACTTCACGAGGCTGCATGTGTCGTGGATGAAGTCGGTGAAGGAGTCACTCAGTTTGAACCAGGGGATCTGGTCGGCCTTGGCTGCGACATTCCCTGTGGTGATGCCGAGTGCATCTACTGCGGAGAAAACGGAACCGGCGATTGGACCAGCTGCCCTAATACCTGGGCGACCGGTCACGAGTTCGATGGCTTTGCTCGTTCGCATGCCGTGTTGCCGGATTGGTTTGTCAAATATGGGCCAATTGTCAAATTCCCCAAGGGCTTCAATCCTTCACATGCCTGCCAGCTGGAACCCCTGGCGTGCTGCCTGGAAGGGATGACCCGCGTCAATCACTGTATCGAGAACCGGATCGTGGTACTGATCGGAGCTGGCTCGCAAAGTACGTACGCCTTGCAATGTGCCCAGGCCATGAACGCTCGCAAAATCATCATGATCAATCGTGGGCAGGAACGGCTCGAACGTGTCATGCGAGATTTTGGGGATGACAACGTTGTGGGGATTCGCTGGGACGAGAACGTCGTCGAGAACGTTTACAAGGAATGTCAGCCATTCAACGAACCACACTTCGTCATGGTGAACGCACCCGTCGCAGCTGCCTACGAACTCGCCCCAAAACTGATGGGCTACGGGACGGTGATGGATGCCCATGCCGGTGTTAAGGGAGCCAGTGGCAAGCCGCGGCTGGCTCATGAAGTTGACCTAAACAACGACATCCACTACCGCCTGCAATGTTACCAGGCCACGCACGGTTCGAGCATGCGTGGGATTCGGCTGGCACACGAGTTTCTTTCGGAAGGAAGGCTGCCGAAGATTGATTTGATGACCAACGACACCGAACGATTTGGCAGCGACGACATTCAAGCTGCCATTGCCCGAGCTGCCGACTCGGACAGCCTCAAGGTGATCGTGCACTGGGATTAG